The genome window TCAAGCTATTGGCACCAGTCTCCCTTGTAGGTATTTCTGAGTGCACgagataaaaaaattggttaaGAGTCTGCGCGAAAAATGTCGTCCAAGAAATGCTGTTTGGCAAAATTCCTGCAGCGTGTAAAGTCCAGAGCAGCCAGTTCTGATCGTTGTtgtatttgaatatttttagggCGTCTGTCCCTTGGTGTCGTATAAAAAGTGGCCGTTAGTCTGGTCTTCTTTTTAATAACCACAGCTCACGGCAGTCTGGATATTATTAAACCCGACGTTCTGTAAACCCGGCGTGCTTTTATGGCAACTTGCTTACTCGTCCGGCGCGCATCTAATTGAGTTCAGGTGTACGTTCGTAATTATACCGGTTTAAGTTTCTGGAATTATCGCGCGATTACTCCTCGATGGCTGTCCAAATGTAAATTAGATGTCCAATAATTGGCGATCGATGTTATCTGTGACGTGAAGCTGATGTCGAATTTCGTTGCAGTTCCCCGGGTGCCAAGAAGCGTGCAGATTCCACGCGGAAGCCTCCACCCAAACCCAGCAGACCCAGCCGGTGATCCACACCAAGGGCGAGGGCGTGATCCAGGTGTCGGGGGCGCTGGCCCGCTGGCCGCGGCCCTCCTCCGTCGACCAGAAGACCCCGCTGGTGTACGTCGTGATGATCAAGAGCCAAGGCGGAGTTTGGCGGCAGATCATCCAAACTCTGGACTTGACGACGCGGGTGCCGCTCAACACCGACAAGCGCGGCGCCATGCTGCGGGTGTTGGTGGTGGACCCGCAGGGGCTGGTCACCATCTACAGCCCCGACGAGGCGAGCCTGCGCGACGGAggcaagaagaagaagaagacgaTCAACACGGAGATCAAGGCGACGACCAGCAAGAGCACGACGACCGACGCGGACGCGCCGTGGGTCCTGCGGGAGGTCTCCCTGATCCATCAGAAAGTTCTGGTGATCGGGGAGATCGCCTGGGAGCCGAAAGCCAGTCGCGGTGTTTACTTGGTGACTTGGGAAGTGGACGGGGGCGGCCTTAAAGGAAACTTGTTCACCGACTCGACTTGTGTCACTTTGTCCCTCTGGCCCGATACGGTCTATCACATACAAGTTGAACTTGTCTCGCGCATCCCCGGAGTTGAAAACCTCAAGTCGGAGATGATGGACCTGGACACCGGACGCGCCCAGAAAGTTTCCACCGAGAGCCAGGAGGACCTCAACTTGATGTCGGGCGAGATCCCCGAAGACATCGACTTCAAATCGCCGCTGCTGTCGGTGCTCGTCAGCGCCTTCCAGGGCGAGACCGCCAAGCCCAAGTGGTACAGTTCGGACGCGATGTGGGGGGCCGTGTTCGCCGTCTTGCTCTTCGCGGTTGTGCTCGCGGCGGCCTTCTGGAGGTGTCGGAGGAGGTACGGCAACGCCATAGACAACATGATCACCGGATCTTCGTCCGTCAGGAGCCAGAAGCTCATAGAGGACTTCACCGGATACACAGGTAAACTTCCAATTAACATTAGTTCTTGTCTCCGTAATGGCGGCGGACACGCGAGGATGCGTGGAACCAACCCAATCACTTTTTCTTCACGCAACTTGATAGATTGATGCCCTTTTTCATGCGTCGTTGCCACATGCACCTCcagtatttttcattttacaacaAGTACTAAAACTTCTCGAATCACGCGACTACGGGATTCCGGGACACTTTATTTACCTAATGCACAACCCTCCCCAATTAATCGCCTTATTAAGTTGATTTCTTAAGGACGGGTAAACATCGACCAACCCCTCACGTGTTCTGTTTGACTTCACTTTGTTGACCGTCGGCGATTGCCCTAAATTACTTGTCATGTCGGGTAATAGATCGATAACACCGACGCCAATAACAAGTGAAGCTCCAAAAACACCTGTCTACtcgcaaaaaaattctaaattatgCAACTCAGCTTTATTGTTCAACAAAACAGAAATTTGTACGCTGCGCAAAAAACCCTCATGCAGTGATACGCTGCAACAGAGGAAAGTTTCATTTTGTATAACTTTGTGGAAGATAATCGAAAAGTTTAGTTAATTTTGGACGTGATGCATTTCCATAACAATTCCAACAATTCCTGAATTTAAGAGGCTtcaattaaaaagtttttgcGCTAAGCACAGTTGTAATTTTCTACGACCAGACTAGATACTGACTTGGAAATAGTCGTATCTCTAATTGGAATACAACTTTGCAGTTTCAGATTCCAGTTTCTCGACAGCCCAATCCTTCCTACACACATTTTACATCTTCGGACTGTTTTTGAACTGctcttaaaaacaaatttttcatatCAAGCGGGcgaatgatttttaaattaagcaGCTTCCAGactaatttgaatattaataattttccgTATTGGAGGatcatcaaattttaaaattcggtTTCCATGGACGTTTATTGCCGTGATTCATCGTTATTTAATGTTTCggggaatttttttataaatattaaactCGAAATGGAACGGATAATAACGATTTCCACATTCCTCATTCCAGGGAATTTTTTCCATCACGTTTCGATTATATGTTGTGCTTTGGAGTGTTGCGCAACAAGTGAGGAGAAAGAAGTCGGTAACGAGTATGTGGGCGTTTGTTTGAATCGGTGCAAAAATTTTTCTCGCAAGGGGAAAAGTTAAGTAAAATGAAAGCCCAAGCGCCTCAGCTTTCGTCATGATTGTTATATCGTGTTGTTTACACTTCGATAATGGAATTTCAGCGTTAACGCAAAAATCCGGCGCTCAGGGCGATGCAAATTTATCGCAATCAATCATTATAATtggttatttgttttttgcggGTCCGATAATTATCGCTATAAATTGTAAGAGTTTTCGgtaaaaatttacgacagccGTCTGGGTGTCGTGAATGTTGTTTCCTTTGGATTTGAATTGTTGCTGACGGTGAGGTTTGTTCCAGGCTTCCAACCAATAATATCTGTGATGTCTGCGGACGAGACCAAATACGGCAACTGTGAGACGCCGGAAGTCACATTCCAGGGTGCCCACAATAgcaattttttaagtgaaacCGATAAGACTGCGAGACACGAAGTTCAAGTGTGACGACATAGTTGTGATGCAATTAAAACGACTCGCGCCAAACAGgatgattaaaaaaagttccTAAGTTTTATGTGAAAGAGTGAAATTCTGACTAGTGTAACGCGAGTGAAAGAAACGGGacttttaaacaaaatgatcATAAGTGTATATGTGTATAAAAACTAGTCTAAATCGAACATTTTATTACGCCAATAATGTCGAAGTGCAAGTTTGTTTGCTTGGAACTCTTCTTGTGAaaccaatttaattttattgtatcatTACGGAAACAAAGCGAAGCAATTTTCTAAGTTATTGATGTAGATTCGAGAAAACATTGactgtgttatttttttattaaggattcttcagtttgttttttatttatttatttccaaactTTTACGCCTAGACTTTTGTACATAAATTTATCCCAGTTTTAGGACGTCCAAACCGTGAAGAACTTAAGACCTGTAAATTGCTGATAATCTTATTGGAAACTCAATAATGTATTTGTCAATATTTGGACAGTAGCTGAGTAGTTATTGTTGGTTAGTTAGCTTCATACATCAGATGTGCTCTTTGTCTCGTATTTTACGACCGGGCCTCGTCGTGCTCGAGATTTTCCATCAATCCCGGCCCTGCATCGCTTAATTGACCTACTATTCCAAAgctataaaattataatttcatgAATATTTTAAGCTCGAGCCCATCGACGTCCGCATCTAACCGatcattaaattaatttcgttGTAAATACTTTATTGTATTATAATTATCTATTATATATCATATaagttatttttctattaaacaTGGTCTTAGTCAGTTCCATGGctaaatgtaaatataattattataattattatcagtggAACGTTGCGTTTCATTTCGGCATATTCCCCCGTTCTCCGTAATTTCTCCAAACAATATCAATCTTAATAAGCTGTCAGACGGAAGCTCGAACCGAAAACGTCCAAAAACGTGACGTTATCCGCACGGGAAATCTTGTCCCTGAAACAGAAAAAACTTTCCCAGTTAAGAAATTGAAATTGTGTAGATCTGCAATCATTACCGTCACCTCGAGAAAAGGGAATCGATTGAAATGGGGAAATGGTATTGAGCGTAATGGAATTGTACGGTTTAGCTAGGAAATCGAGGAAAATATACAGTCGGCTGAGTCGGGGGCGAGATCGAATTATTAGCTCGAATTTAAAGAGACACGTGCTACCGTTCGGTAAAAAGCCCCACACGAGGAAACAGCTGTCGTAAAATCAAACTCCGACATAAACAACGTTTTATTGCAACTTTCCAGCGTTAATTGTTTGTTTACTTTAGTTTTCGATGAGCCTCCCGATGATTGATTTAAAGTACGTGCCGCCACTGATCGATGAAAGGTGGCAGGAACTGCACGTCTTATCTGTCATTCGCTTTATTATTACATCTTTCCATCCAcgacacaattaaaaatatttctccaTGCTGGGTGCGTTAAAAACAACTGTTCTTTtgcgaaaaaaataataatgacgTTTGACACCGATGGTGTGACAGGTGCCGTACGTTAGCGGAAACAAAAGCGAGCACCAGGCCACTTGACTAGAACATTTTTGAAAGTCACTCCATTTTGCCGTATCTTGTGATTCGATAgtgttttttttgtatcaaaattagaaaaaatcgcTGCGCTCGTGTGCCTAAACTTCCCACTGGCAAAATAATCATTAATTGTGCGAAACAATCTGGCGGAATGCTACACAGGAAGGAAAAGCAACCGCGGACTTACTTTATGTGGAAAGATTGGATTTATCAAGCGTATTCGTAGTGAAAGCTCGGATCACAATGTTGCAATTCTCTCTATTCATTGTATTTCGTGTGtgaaaactgaagaaaaatatTGGATATTGGTAGCGGAACCGAGTTTCAATCTGCTGCAAGGTGCGATCAAATCTCATCTCATAATTCAAATCGTAGGACTCCTACGTCTCTTGCAGAGGTCCTGTTACTCacttgaaaattgttttcataatGTGAGTGTAAATAAAGCTGAAATCGCCTGGTTGTTCTGGGAGCAAACGAAAATAGCGAATGGtcctttcaattttttcttcaagaTGAAATTGTGTGATTTGAactaatcaaaaatatttcgttgttgttgttatctTGTGCGTAGGCGAAACAAtaatacatataatttttctCATAGACGATTAGAAATGAATTCTTTTATTCCTAACGACCGTTCATATTTAAGTGTACAAATGAAATTGCTTTGTTAGCGagaaaattgcttttttttaatattcaattaaaatgttttttattatgttattttgCTACCGTATATTGCTCGAAATGGGTCGATCAATACACCTACAGGAAcgaatattaatttgttttaaagcaCTTAGCTCAGATGGCTTttgtaaataatcaaaaacATCGACGGTCCACATTTAGTATTTCTTGTAGAAAAGTGCACAACACGGATAGATAACAGTTGCCAATCACTCTGCAGGTGTCTAGGTAAAACCCTTGAAAAGTCACTGTTCcatacataacaattttattagtgTCACTTCTACTGCTACCTACTATAAAAATACAGCAATAAATATCAGAATCTTTGTTGTtaatagttttaaaaatgaatgatAGGACTTTTCATGAACCCGTTGTCCTTTTAATAGTTGTTTTGACTCCAAAAGTTTCCAATCTTCATTGTTAAACTAGAAGAACATGAGACATCCAGTCTAGGACATTGTCTCTTAGAataaaatccattttaaagCGTCTCAAATGAGAGGAAAGAGCTTTTAGGACCAGCACAAATATTGccagaaaattaaaatgttctgCACTgtaaaagtttgaatttgaGAATTCGTATTTTACGCTGTGGAGTTATTTATTGCACTGACACGTTCACACCCTCCTGGACTGCTTATTTTCTTGTTCTGACAAGAACGTTTGgaacgaattaaaaatgttcgaTATGCTGCTGTGCAAGAACTCATCGACCAGATGTTTAGAGCGCGCAAGGACACACTTGAAGAAGAAATTGCACATCGATTGATGTCACCTTACGCAACTAACAGTTGACGTAAGAGTGAAGAAAGCAAATTCATCATTAGCGTTTCTTAATTGAACCAATGAAACATCTTTGTCCATGGAAGATTTATTtggtaaaaacaaaacataaaaGATTTAGATCAAGGTGTTTAGATCGATTGCGGCGAAGTATTGAAAAGAGATATCGAGGAATAGTCGgcattaatttataaattccaAATGGCAAAATATGTGAATAATGTATTCTTAAGTGATGCAAGTAATTTTCTCTCCTTGCGCTGTGAATAATGTGTTTACCGTAGAGTTATTACTGTTCTTTAGAATTCAACTGTTCTCACCGTCGTGTTTTATAAACTTTTCCAAGTTTCTATTGTTTTCGcaggaaagaaaaaataaaacagagtCGATTAGAgcgtgaattttttaatttccaattttatgcgtaattaaaacaatctttatgaaaatcagtTTGGCATCTTGACCGACACCTGCGATTAAGTCATTTCTGACAAAACCGTTGCCTACTCATTACCTAATATTTATGCAAATAATTAGTAATATCGCGTAATCTCGCTGTAATAAATATCGTTTTTAGAGGCCTTAAAACGTGTTAATTGCGAAATTTTAATTGCCGCATTCGGCCGGTCCGATAGCGGGACTGGTTTAAGAGCTGAAACTTCCAAACCGAAGATGAAATCTCGATTAGAGATTTAATCGTAACATGTGAGTCACAAATATAGCGTACAGCTTTGTCTCTTAGTAAAATAATGAACGATTCAAATGCCTGCGAGTCGACCACCTGACACCTCCAGATTGAAGCGGCGATAATCCGGGAACGCGGAGTGCTCCGGCACCGTTTCGGGACCGAAAGCAAACAGAAGGAAGTTTGTGAAGAAGAAGGCGAAGACGAAGAAGAGTTGTGCTTTTGCGGCCGGTTATGCAATTGAGGGACTGGTTCGAGGAGTGCGTTTTAATCAAGGTAAATGAAGCTCCATTACCTGGCAGCAATAAATCAAGGAGACTTCTATGTTTTAATGGCCTTATTTCCATACACACCCATTACGCAACGATTTAAATTAcacgaaaataatgatatcAAGGGAGATAATATCTGTTTGTCGGCCGGTGGCCTGATTGagttgtgtgtgtgtgtgcatTATGTGGAAAGCTCTTCCGTGCTCAGTCGTCATTTCCGCGGAACTGCTGGACGATATTTTATACACGTAATAAGAGATTGCATCTAAATGACTCGGAGGTGGCACAGACAACGGCCGATTGCTTATTTGGGAACCCGGATAGATCCTCTCCTTTGACAAGTGACAAGGAATGATGGCTTCATTTCACAAAGTACCAGGCTTTTAACTTGCTTGTATCAGTCATTTCGATCGCATTTTTTCGATCCGCAAACATTCCGTAATATGACGACTcgtaaaaatatcaaaaactcGCGCCAAATTAAGCGTCCACCGTTGAAACTTGTTTGTTCTTTTCACCCTATTTAGATCGAGAACTCCGATTGCATCGCTTTAACAACGACGTTTTAAgcttaatttatttgtaaatcaatttttattttattatgacATCATGAATTATTTATGATGGACTGATTTAGCACGGACATGCCTTATGTTAATTACTAATTGTTCTATGGACTTTGGACGATGTAAAATGCAGACTGCTAATCTACTttccaaaatcattttcaaaatagaTTTTTATACGATCATgatcattttattccagtaTAATAAGTAAGCAAGAAATGTTtccgttgaagagtcgattgtgaacgcaccacggatacagatcacggatcagctgtttaatctaacctcactttttgcgttgtttgtgctTTTACTATGCAGACTGACGAATGgtccgttcacaatcgacttttcaacacCAGATTCATTTGTCAACTCTGACAATATCATTTGTTTCATCGAGTGATTGAATAAATAttctaaaataaaagtaatgtTTTGTGTTTTAATCCTGAGAAACAAATTTACCTCGCTGAGTCTTTTTTCTCCAAATAATATTAACAACTCGAGAACTGTTACCTCGCAGAAATTTGTCACGAAAAACTGTCAACAGGCCACCAGATTTTCGTGGAAGACGAAAACTTATCGGATAGACAAAGCTCTTGTGAAATTACAGTCGAAAAATTTCAGTAAAATTTGCCAGAAAGCTCTTGTACGATACTTATTGTTCGAAGACATTCTCGTAGATGTACAATATGTACTCGTATTTGCAAAATTACATAAATTGCTAACACAGCTGGATAGGTTGACACCAAAATGAGTAGACCTTCTCtgacaaaattttgcaaaaggcgatttttttatcgatgtatttttacaaaaattgtgaGCTATGGAAAAGACATggcaatgaaaattttacattgTTTCGAACACGAAATGGTTcaatttagtaataaagaaaagtGAAGGGGCCATGTCTGGAAAGCAAGGTGCACGTGATAACACTTTAGACGAACTTGCCATGGACATTGCTGACGTGTCAGATcagttttgtgaatttttggacACCACGTGTCTCCTTGGAGAATAATTATGAATGCTTTTTTGCAGTACCTACCTATTTTTTAAGATGGAACTGCTTTTGCCTTCTTTGAAAGAGGAGCATCAAATGTTTTCATGTGCTTTTGCAATTTGGAAACCAAAATGATCTTGTCCCGCATGTTAGTTTCGGACACTCTTTCAGATTCTCTTTGCTGTTTCTAAGATGAGTTTTTCAATCTTCCATCCTTCAGTAGCATATTGTGGATCTAACATTAAGAAGGTTTTCTGAGACACCGTGAATTGTGATCTTATACATAGCTGCTTTACAATACATTACTTAGCAACCAATGGATCAAGATCATCACTTATCAATTTTATCATATTTGTCAAGACTGCCAAAATGTTACGAGCATGAGGAGATTATTATTCCATGGGTGGCAACTTGTCAgggaacatttttattttctacctATCTCGATTGagttttaaagcaaaaaaaaaatcaaacaaacatcAAATCTTTCTTCATCCACATCACAGAATTTCCACAAATGATGTGAACGCTACATCCACTCTGGACATTGATGAACTATGTTGGTTCATTTTAAGCagatacttttttcttctagCTTCTGGGGTGATGTTGAAGCTCTAGGCAGAGATTAGTTCTATCAAAACTGTTACATCATTTATGTAGGTACTTTCCCTTTATACTGGTTATCCTTTTCATTAAAACCCACAatctttaaacatttttattccttCGTGATGCTGTTCAAAActtcttgaatttttaatcTTTATTTTTCAGCAAAGCAGTGTCTTTAcgttaatttgattattttttatgttttgctTAAACTGAATCCGATTTGAAACATATTCCGTTTGTGTAAAAGTTAGTTAACAAAACACGCAAActtctatttttgtttttctttgaaCAGTATGATTTGTGTGAGTACTGTGCGGTTTAGTTATGTTATCACATTAAAAACCCTCAGTTTTTTGTCTTATCAGACTCGGATCGAATGTGCATCGGACAAACGTCGCGACTTCCTTAACCCTCAGCCCATCTCCCGAAGTGCAAACTGCACGCCGGCCCCAACTTCCAAGTTTCGTCACGTATAGAGTTATATCGAGTTACTGACTGAACTGACGAGGGGGTGTCTCGCATCTGGTGCGAGATAATCCCCAGAGATGAATCCCAATCCCAGGACCGGTCATGACGTCATTTGCCCTGTACGGCTCTCGTGGGGACGCTAACTTATGATGCACCCGGAGAAACCGCTGgattattaacaattatttcCGCTCCTAAAAGGCGAAACGTCAAACTCGTAAAAACTTTATGTCACATGGTGTGTACAGGGTGAGCAGCTGTCAATGACGCACTAGGTAGTTTCGTCTGTTTTGCAAATACCCCGTAGAGTTACGCTTTAATTTCCTCGGCAAATGGAAAATATTTAGTTTGAAGTTCAGCAGGAGCGTTTCtctgacacagaacataatattAGCTTTGTAGCAGTTTTCCGAGGGTGTAAAGTCTAAATGAAACGGTAATATAAGAAGATTGCTCGTAAACCGTATTCGGCATAAGACAGTTTCATATTAAAAGGATGTGGGATGTGGGACAAAAGTTACCCTGAAATGTTACCCGATTTTACCAAAGTATATTGCTGTCTCGTCTACTCTTTGCACATCCAGGCATTATTAATTTACAAGGAAACAAGCGAAAATTTTAACAATCCTTTCCAGAAAGGAGCATTTTCACCGTCAAACAATATCATTGCAACGTCTGTTCCaactatatatttttattcagaACGGTACTCACATAAAACTTTTCTTTGTGTTCAAGGTTAACGCTACAACAAAGCACTAACAACCATTATTTTATGACttcgtaaaataaatattttcaaaactgtaCAGAAAAGCATTTGTTATTTTGCTACTTTTGTAACTACTTAAAATGAGTTATGTTCATTTCATACGAGTAATGTCAGGCGTTCATTTAGATTTATCCTAAAGTTGgctttgaagagtcgattgtgaacgcactgcagattacggatcacggatcagctgttcaaATCTAACCTCAATTTTAGTGTTTTTAGTCTGCAGTCTGacgcgttcacaatcgacttttcaacgccaactttgaggataaatttaaatgaacacccgatacttctccagaccaaattttgaaaattagaaTAAACCtgcagaaatttatttttaattcaagaGAACTTCATTTGCCTTGAAATGTTTTATTGATACttttataaattgaaaatgtctTGTTAATGTTCTGAATTATTAAAACTCGagaaaaactttttaaaacgCTCTCTAACAACTGAATTATAACAATctgaacaaaaaattttacatttgtaacaATCTCCAATCAAAACCAAGTGAACTGCGGAAAAAAACTTAGAAAatgaatataaatatgtatgtatgtatttgaatttcattttatatCCATATGTACGtttatatgtaataataataataacaatacaatttgaaaaaggagaaagaaagtaattaaatataaaaaaaggtTTATCATGTTTTTATGAATCTCAATGAcaatttatcaatttaaaattagtttctaATTTGTTTCTAGCTGATTGTCTACCAAGAGTAACTGAAAAATATGATGGAGttgattatttttgaaatgttatTTGACTCCATTTTCTTGGGTAGAGCGTTCAAACGTGGAAATTTAATTGTGAGAAGCttaaaaaaagcaattttttgcACGAGTGATTTATATTTAGAACGTTCATTACATGAGCTCATCAGTATTAAATGTCTGAGAGCATTCTTTTTTTGGTCTGTTGCTAAAGAAAATGTGAAACGGTCGGTGTAAAAATGTGaaagttaattattttaat of Tenebrio molitor chromosome 6, icTenMoli1.1, whole genome shotgun sequence contains these proteins:
- the LOC138132766 gene encoding uncharacterized protein, translated to MALFWRSVTTLATITSCMAIFIGGEQDVGSPLRVAQCRATCLERFSNDGPNGESMCLQGPDCFMCWENCELLQSNFQVWGAMCEEKEICFPGCQEACRFHAEASTQTQQTQPVIHTKGEGVIQVSGALARWPRPSSVDQKTPLVYVVMIKSQGGVWRQIIQTLDLTTRVPLNTDKRGAMLRVLVVDPQGLVTIYSPDEASLRDGGKKKKKTINTEIKATTSKSTTTDADAPWVLREVSLIHQKVLVIGEIAWEPKASRGVYLVTWEVDGGGLKGNLFTDSTCVTLSLWPDTVYHIQVELVSRIPGVENLKSEMMDLDTGRAQKVSTESQEDLNLMSGEIPEDIDFKSPLLSVLVSAFQGETAKPKWYSSDAMWGAVFAVLLFAVVLAAAFWRCRRRYGNAIDNMITGSSSVRSQKLIEDFTGYTGFQPIISVMSADETKYGNCETPEVTFQGAHNSNFLSETDKTARHEVQV